Proteins encoded by one window of Polyodon spathula isolate WHYD16114869_AA chromosome 16, ASM1765450v1, whole genome shotgun sequence:
- the LOC121328693 gene encoding msx2-interacting protein-like isoform X1, giving the protein MVRETRHLWVGNLPENVREEKIIEHFKRYGRVESVKILPKRGSEGGVAAFVDFVDIKSAQKAHNSVNKMGDRDLRTDYNEPGTIPSAARGLDDTVSIGSRTREVSGFRGGGGGAAYGPPASLHGREGRYERRLDGTSETRERTYEHSAYGHHERGAAGFERTRHYDPDYYRPDQDRTLPLRGAGGGGSGGSGSGGGGGAGSSSSTSGVYYGSRSRSPSRFETPEPRYEPRPREPPFTLASVVHRDLYRDELSRDVRGRRTERGYQHSRSRSPHSSQSRNPSPQRLTSQPARPTRSPSGSGSRSRSSSSDSVSSSSSTSSDSSDSSSSSSDESPARSVLSAAVPAPPTQPPPALDKDEPRKSFGIKVQNLPVRSTDTSLKDGLFHEFKKYGKVTSVQIHGALEERYGLVFFRQEEDQEKALNASKGKLFFGMQIEVTAWTGPETESENEFRPLDERIDEFHPKATRTLFIGNLEKTTSYHDLLNIFQRFGEIVDIDIKKVNGAPQYAFLQYCDIASVCKAIKKMDGEYLGNNRLKLGFGKSMPTTCVWLDGLASNITEQYLTRHFCRYGHVVKVVFDRLKGMALVLYNNIEYAQAAVKETKGWKLGGNKIKVDFANQESQMAFYRSMQASGQDIRDFYEILSERRDERRPPFTEFSAERAFYENPRTPGTYSEDPRREYPARSREFYAEWDPYQGDYYDPRHYEDPREFRDFRDPYEQDIRKYSYLQRERERERERFETDRERDHTRRTIERSQSPNHPRRTTSTTASPSPSERLPSDSERRIYSRSSERSGSCSSLSPPRYEKPDKVRPERYPKNDKAEKDRPFDAERADKEKRAARKEKVEKDKTEKQKFRKVKAPSSSIPSSETDPEPEREPSPDTVLRKKNKSLAAEKDGANKNRLDLLPCVVLTRVKEKEGKVLEQPGSEKQRLKVENDNVRSPPPPPPPLPEQKIMLSRLEQPKGEVPKPEPPRTKVPKEKVLASHVEVVEKEAKIKPKKHIKSEPGVEGANSLDIDRLEARKRRFADANLKSERQLKRSSQDEEEGRLGPKKLSDMGSGGEGDRKILRKELHKKEHRKAKPERLVTVCSPKDGQEAGNISVGIGLGLNLDLQARLGEQAEEPIDPLEFSCRKVTAAGIKAQHRGSLSQMISDDISMENDMQDQEGQAFLMECEQSLGQEKGEGEEKLPIDIDHSQSYRKQMEQSRRLKKQQQLQDVDTPKPEKQEKPDKPDSPKPDVEDFERRSLVHEVGKPPEDVTDDSPPSKRKKVEAFDFELSAKRERNYRSSRQLSQDSERNLASLPGLRLFPFHEDEGSADSPRLVTVKETKESPKTEAFTHLDLLKFNSFEPSRREPPPELPKLKAPSLSCEEDLQRWGSRIKQESIRLDVSFPSSIVKREGIRKRSLRELEPGEVPSDSDEDSENKIHSPKASTSLEGSRLSYFLREREERLSDLKLSSSLERNKFYSFALDQTITPDTKALLERAKSLSSSREENWSFLDRDSRFASFRNSKDKEKVESAPRPIPSWYMKKKKIRTDSDGKLDDKKEEPKAEEQEKRELFASRFLHSSIFEQDSRRLQHLERKEEDTELFAGRLYGRQASSDGLHSSEIIQEPVVLFHSRFMEFTRLQQKEKEKEQRTRDPEKLEVEAEEDRQESEQPKAPEPAAEADIKPVTPVSPVPIFPVPREPPQQVKVTVESLPVVPSLPLKEEKTKAVLEKATSQPQQLIPVSIAPMEPASLNEVEIREEPKEAAPEARAPEEETLSAEHPSYLDTKPPTPGASFTHEGISLDPEPEVPELINPVSPKPEEKSEEHKEEIQQPEVETVDNETPQRSDESSEAQPQNSDNDLEVEPVVPARKPPKSKRAKTPPAATQPTPVAASGSEKPATRKSERIDREKLKRASSPRGEAPRAATDPKTSAKSPSHATDSESSEPNLPVSRTRRRNVRSVYATPVEDDTLQTPGKDLAESPRSTRKRGDREPQQDTLTTPATPRRGRPPKTRRRGEDVSPVKGDGIKPDADEPENKEGSEVIKPAEGWRSPRSQKSAQSQSSPPRGTAHGRKGGKAENKTPDIHIESVDEAGIEPLEQQSSPVPKLEDEPLEESSKAKEDEPKQQLQEEEKKDMEPEKNVNEGMEKVETLIDKCSPPEKGGKARGGGRATRNAKSLTDDKSLSLKNLEIRLSVDDVKGVLQTGEDEPEPLESSPKKPMPPPIKDEVMPQGFLKEVTELSSEKEEPVSDTEPPADPAAALLARQMELEQAVENIAKLTEGPTLPPYKEPPPPEPELEPMVEEPEVQDEVEKPANPASETELAAAIDSITAEDISADADSFPAPGGYTTLTPPDPLDLPPRTEATEPETHLAINNILEPEPELGSLPLETKRSDPAPSDVSTQEESPPPGTSEVHQNSKKRQKSRKNRSRRGSTNRKGDPLDGNASEPEPSTIKPAEPVSEHIVEMEKPTVVATAAAASRAAASCKQETRRPKEAEPPVEQPEPRDNAYHSGNKSPTLYKLRQLAESTTSSLSTPPTRPTLPPPRQVKLPSSPQATVPEWLNRPEESQAPSNPPAQAPQAAAPPAPMPPDTKASDIDPSSSTLRKILMEPKYVSATSGGIPSMQLTTCISEPVSSPPLEASKPLPTEEKTVVPPATAEAQRFNEKLVSSVISHKAISVISHVPLPFDSEETPRITLGNRAPSMSLPKQKYRASMNENNRYPMGPTSMMGVEEGRPVESAPFTSTGSGLRVNTSEGVVVLSYSGQKTEGPQRISAKISQIPPASAVDIEFQQSVSKSQIKQEPVTPSQQPTTKGSQMPTGYGPHSTGVLAGQPYNTQGVISAVKQESPGGEKSDPSYHSGPQSAAVKIIPQSGGNPPVLVYNPLALMHQQATKKGSTEPVSLKVEPGKPAQPTNLSPGLSPHHPSLTSNHVGSGPSTPTERSLPHLGVVKQEPHSPRTCGHSPSPFSKVCQPSSTASVVLGPGLSMPQYVSSVHHPEQSVIMPPHSVTQSVSLGHITQGEVRMNTPPLPGMPYGIRSETLSSPRSGLQTQRSSTPQPAGIRDMVLQPIPSGEDDVLHYHQGIRRPSTQMQPDMMVMQPEYRMHHGGIRLDQYNMAQQDIVLSRDVRMIMHQQMGDQHHPDSRQARTPESSVKTPPASKTPQPGKETPKPAEVKLAPSPHSEARIMGVSPGMPQLSQPVMVSHGVQLMHSPSGSYHDYPGVYRDMRNFQLSHPQFPGPTPLGMNLPPRSITPSQGMSDGEHGHPSQPIRSKTPQVAVDPKGAGGPDSVHLRHTGPIDPTLSHLQRVQSETGSPSYPSPVSISIKHDLPQTPGQKTQQQQPFPQTTLGNVMPGLQTGLPAGLRPDTQTLSKQEHSHRPVDMVQLLTKYPIVWQGLLALKNDTAAVQLHFVSGNNVLAHRSLPAPEGGPPLRIAQRMRLEASQLEGVARRMTVESDYCLLLALPCGRDQDDVLNQTESLKAAFISYLQAKLAAGIINVPNPGSNQPAYVLQIFPPCEFSESHLSRLAPDLLASISSISPHLMIVIASV; this is encoded by the exons ATATGGACGTGTTGAAAGTGTCAAAATCCTGCCCAAGAGGGGCTCTGAGGGAGGAGTGGCGGCGTTTGTGGATTTTGTGGACATCAAAAGCGCCCAGAAGGCGCACAATTCAGTCAACAAAATGGGAGACAGAGACCTGCGGACGGATTACAATGAGCCAGGCACCATTCCGAGTGCAGCGCGAGGCTTGGATGATACAGTTTCCATAGGATCTCGTACTAGAGAGGTTTCTGGGTTCagaggtggtggtgggggagCTGCCTATGGGCCCCCAGCATCACTCCATGGCCGGGAAGGACGCTATGAGCGAAGACTCGATGG GACGTCCGAAACGAGGGAGCGTACTTATGAACATAGTGCCTATGGACACCATGAGAGAGGGGCTGCGGGATTTGAACGTACACGACATTACGATCCGGATTACTACCGTCCGGATCAAGACCGGACTCTGCCGCTCCGTGGCGCTGGAGGGGGCGGCAGTGGCGGCTCTGGTTCAGGTGGCGGTGGCGGCGCCGGCAGCAGCAGCTCTACTAGCGGGGTGTATTACGGCTCCCGCAGTCGCAGCCCCAGCCGCTTCGAGACGCCGGAGCCCCGGTATGAACCACGCCCCAGAGAGCCGCCCTTCACACTCGCCAGCGTGGTGCACAGGGACCTGTATCGCGACGAGCTGAGCCGCGATGTGCGCGGCCGCAGGACAGAGCGGGGCTACCAGCACAGCCGCAGCCGGTCCCCGCATTCCTCCCAGTCCCGAAACCCCTCCCCACAGCGCCTGACCAGCCAGCCTGCACGCCCCACACGCTCCCCCAGCGGCAGCGGCTCCCGCAGCCGATCTTCCAGCTCTGACTcggtcagcagcagcagcagcaccagcagtgACAG CAGCGATTCCAGTAGCAGTTCAAGCGATGAGTCCCCGGCGCGGTCAGTCCTGTCTGCAGCAGTCCCTGCACCCCCCACACAACCCCCCCCAGCACTAGACAAGGATGAACCGCGCAAGAGCTTTGGCATCAAGGTGCAAAACCTGCCCGTCAGATCAACAG ACACTAGCTTGAAGGATGGGCTTTTCCATGAATTTAAGAAGTATGGGAAGGTGACGTCCGTGCAGATCCATGGTGCCTTGGAGGAGAGGTACGGCCTGGTCTTCTTTCGACAGGAGGAGGACCAAGAAAAGGCACTCAACGCCTCCAAGGGCAAGCTCTTCTTTGGCATGCAGATAGAAGTGACTGCCTGGACTGGGCCTG AGACGGAAAGCGAGAATGAATTTCGACCACTGGACGAGAGGATAGATGAGTTTCACCCGAAAGCTACCCGAACGCTCTTCATTGGAAATTTGGAGAAAACCACCAGCTACCATGACCTGCTGAACATCTTTCAGCGATTTGGAGAGATTGTG GATATTGACATTAAGAAAGTGAACGGTGCCCCTCAGTACGCCTTTCTGCAATACTGTGACATCGCCAGTGTCTGCAAAGCAATCAAGAAGATGGATGGAGAGTACCTGGGGAACAACCGGCTCAAG CTGGGGTTTGGAAAGAGCATGCCTACCACCTGTGTGTGGTTGGATGGCCTGGCCTCCAATATCACAGAGCAGTACCTCACACGACACTTCTGTCGCTATGGACATGTGGTCAAG GTTGTGTTTGACCGGCTGAAGGGAATGGCCTTAGTCCTGTACAACAACATTGAGTATGCTCAGGCAGCAGTAAAGGAAACTAAAGGTTGGAAGCTTGGAGGGAATAAAATCAAG GTTGATTTTGCTAACCAGGAAAGTCAGATGGCTTTTTACCGCTCAATGCAGGCATCTGGACAGGATATACGAGACTTCTATGAAATATTATCTGAAAGAAG AGATGAGCGTCGGCCCCCCTTTACTGAGTTCTCTGCAGAGCGTGCATTCTATGAGAATCCTCGAACACCAGGGACGTACAGTGAAGACCCTCGTCGGGAGTACCCAGCTCGGAGCAGAGAGTTCTATGCAGAGTGGGATCCTTACCAGGGAGATTACTATGATCCGCGCCACTATGAGGACCCCCGAGAGTTTAGAGACTTCAGAGACCCCTACGAGCAAGACATCCGTAAATACAGCTACCTGCAGCGTGAACGGGAGAGGGAAAGGGAGCGGTTTGAAACTGACCGGGAGAGAGACCACACCAGGAGGACCATAGAGCGTAGCCAGAGCCCTAACCACCCTCGACGGACTACCAGTACCACAGCTTCCCCCTCCCCTTCCGAGAGGCTCCCCAGTGACTCTGAACGGCGAATATACAGCCGGTCTTCTGAGCGCAGTGGCAGCTGTAGCTCCCTCTCCCCACCACGCTATGAGAAGCCTGATAAGGTGCGGCCAGAGCGATACCCAAAGAATGACAAAGCAGAAAAAGATAGACCCTTCGATGCAGAAAGGGCTGACAAAGAAAAGAGGGCTGCTAGGAAAGAGAAGGTAGAAAAGGACAAAACGGAAAAGCAGAAGTTTCGGAAGGTGAAGGCACCTTCTTCAAGTATTCCTTCCTCAGAGACTGACCCAGAGCCGGAGAGGGAACCCAGTCCAGACACTGTGCTACGAAAGAAGAACAAATCCCTCGCTGCAGAGAAAGATGGGGCCAACAAGAACCGCCTCGACTTACTTCCCTGTGTAGTACTTACCAGGGTGAAGGAAAAAGAAGGCAAGGTTCTCGAACAGCCTGGCTCGGAGAAGCAGAGACTGAAAGTAGAGAATGATAATGTCAggtctcctcctcccccccctcctccactcCCAGAACAGAAGATTATGTTATCCCGCTTGGAGCAGCCCAAAGGAGAGGTGCCCAAACCTGAACCACCTCGCACTAAAGTGCCAAAAGAAAAGGTGCTGGCCAGTCATGTGGAAGTTGTGGAAAAGGAGGCCAAGATCAAGCCCAAGAAACATATTAAGTCAGAACCTGGGGTGGAGGGAGCAAACTCCTTGGATATAGACAGGCTTGAGGCTAGGAAGAGACGTTTTGCAGATGCTAACCTGAAATCTGAGAGGCAGCTTAAGAGGAGTAGCCAAGATGAAGAGGAAGGTCGTCTGGGTCCGAAGAAGCTATCAGATATGGGCAGTGGGGGAGAAGGTGACAGGAAAATATTAAGGAAGGAACTGCACAAGAAAGAGCACAGGAAAGCCAAACCGGAACGGTTAGTCACTGTATGCAGCCCCAAAGATGGGCAGGAGGCCGGCAACATTTCTGTGGGGATTGGCCTAGGCCTCAACTTGGACTTGCAGGCAAGACTGGGCGAGCAAGCAGAAGAACCGATAGACCCTCTGGAATTCTCCTGCAGGAAAGTAACAGCTGCAGGGATTAAGGCCCAGCACAGGGGGAGCCTTTCTCAGATGATTTCTGATGATATAAGCATGGAGAACGATATGCAAGACCAGGAAGGGCAAGCATTTCTAATGGAGTGTGAGCAGAGTCTTGGTCAAGAAAAAGGCGAGGGGGAAGAGAAGTTGCCGATCGATATTGACCACTCGCAAAGCTACCGCAAACAGATGGAGCAGAGCAGGAGACTcaaaaaacagcaacagctgCAAGATGTAGACACTCCAAAGCCTGAGAAGCAAGAGAAACCTGACAAACCAGATAGTCCCAAGCCAGATGTGGAGGATTTTGAAAGACGCAGCCTAGTGCACGAGGTGGGCAAGCCACCCGAGGATGTCACAGATGACTCGCCACCAAGCAAACGCAAGAAAGTGGAAGCCTTTGATTTTGAATTAAGTGCCAAGAGGGAGCGCAATTACAGGAGTTCCCGTCAGCTAAGCCAGGACTCTGAAAGAAACCTCGCCTCCCTACCAGGGCTGCGGCTCTTTCCTTTCCACGAGGATGAGGGATCTGCAGACTCCCCCAGGCTGGTGACTGTAAAAGAGACCAAGGAATCTCCTAAAACGGAAGCCTTCACTCACCTGGACTTGCTCAAGTTCAATTCTTTTGAACCAAGTAGGAGAGAACCTCCACCAGAGTTACCCAAACTGAAGGCACCCTCCCTGAGCTGTGAGGAAGATCTGCAGCGATGGGGTAGCCGCATCAAACAGGAGTCCATTCGATTAGATGTCAGCTTCCCAAGCAGTATTGTGAAGCGGGAGGGCATCCGTAAACGCTCATTGAGAGAACTGGAACCAGGGGAGGTACCCTCTGACTCTGATGAGGACAGTGAGAACAAAATACACTCTCCCAAGGCCTCAACATCCTTGGAAGGATCCAGGCTTTCTTACTTTCTGAGGGAACGTGAAGAGAGACTTTCTGACCTGAAGCTCTCCAGCTCTTTGGAGAGAAACAAGTTCTATTCGTTTGCACTGGATCAGACCATCACCCCTGACACAAAGGCACTGCTAGAGAGGGCTAAGTCTCTGTCCTCTTCACGGGAGGAGAACTGGTCATTTTTGGACCGGGACTCCAGGTTTGCCAGCTTCCGCAACAGCAAAGACAAAGAGAAAGTTGAGTCAGCCCCTCGGCCAATCCCATCCTGGTACATGAAGAAGAAAAAGATCCGTACAGACTCGGACGGGAAGCTTGATGACAAGAAGGAGGAGCCAAAGGCAGAAGAGCAGGAGAAACGAGAGCTGTTTGCTTCACGGTTCTTGCACAGTTCAATCTTTGAGCAGGACTCGCGTCGACTCCAGCACTTGGAGAGAAAGGAAGAGGACACAGAACTGTTTGCTGGAAGGCTCTATGGGAGGCAGGCCTCCTCCGACGGGCTCCACAGCAGTGAGATAATCCAGGAGCCAGTAGTGCTTTTCCACAGCCGCTTCATGGAGTTTACTCGTTTGCaacagaaggagaaggagaaagagCAGCGGACACGTGATCCAGAGAAACTGGAGGTTGAAGCTGAGGAGGACAGGCAGGAGAGCGAACAGCCCAAGGCACCAGAGCCTGCAGCTGAGGCTGACATCAAGCCAGTCACACCAGTGAGTCCTGTTCCAATCTTTCCAGTACCCCGGGAACCACCACAGCAGGTGAAGGTGACTGTGGAATCCCTGCCAGTTGTCCCATCCTTACCCCTAAAagaggagaaaacaaaagcagtccTTGAGAAAGCTACTTCCCAGCCCCAGCAGCTTATTCCTGTCAGCATTGCACCAATGGAACCTGCCAGCTTAAATGAGGTAGAAATAAGGGAGGAACCCAAAGAAGCAGCCCCAGAGGCAAGAGCTCCTGAAGAAGAAACCCTAAGTGCAGAGCACCCTTCATACCTGGATACCAAGCCACCTACCCCAGGTGCCTCCTTCACCCATGAGGGGATCAGTCTGGATCCAGAGCCTGAGGTCCCAGAATTAATAAATCCTGTGTCACCAAAGCCAGAGGAGAAGTCGGAGGAGCACAAAGAGGAGATTCAGCAGCCTGAGGTTGAAACCGTGGACAATGAGACCCCGCAAAGGTCTGATGAATCTTCTGAAGCGCAGCCGCAGAATTCTGACAATGATTTGGAAGTCGAACCTGTGGTCCCTGCTAGGAAACCGCCTAAGAGCAAGCGAGCAAAAACTCCACCGGCAGCAACACAACCTACGCCTGTTGCAGCAAGTGGCTCAGAGAAACCAGCAACACGGAAAAGCGAACGGATTGACCGTGAAAAGCTGAAACGTGCATCTTCACCCCGGGGAGAGGCACCCAGAGCAGCCACAGATCCCAAAACGTCTGCAAAATctccaagtcatgccacagacTCTGAAAGCTCTGAACCCAACCTTCCAGTGAGCAGGACCAGACGCAGGAATGTGCGATCTGTTTATGCCACCCCTGTGGAAGATGATACCCTACAGACACCGGGAAAGGATCTTGCAGAATCACCACGCTCCACTCGTAAACGTGGTGATAGAGAGCCACAACAGGACACACTGACCACCCCCGCTACTCCCCGTCGTGGCCGACCACCCAAAACACGTCGACGTGGTGAGGATGTGTCCCCTGTGAAGGGAGACGGGATTAAACCAGATGCTGATGAACCCGAGAACAAAGAGGGAAGTGAAGTAATAAAGCCAGCAGAGGGATGGAGGTCCCCACGCTCACAGAAATCTGCACAAAGTCAGTCCTCACCACCCAGAGGAACTGCACATGGGAGAAAAGGAGGGAAAGCTGAGAACAAGACCCCTGATATTCACATTGAGTCAGTAGATGAAGCAGGCATTGAGCCTTTAGAGCAGCAGTCCTCTCCTGTACCAAAACTTGAAGACGAGCCACTGGAAGAGAGCAGCAAAGCCAAGGAAGATGAGCCTAAGCAGCAGctgcaggaggaggagaaaaAAGACATGGAACCTGAGAAGAATGTGAATGAAGGGATGGAGAAAGTGGAGACACTAATAGACAAGTGCTCTCCACCTGAAAAGGGAGGGAAGGcaagaggaggagggagggctaCTCGCAATGCTAAATCCTTGACTGATGACAAGTCCCTTAGCCTAAAGAATCTAGAGATCCGGTTAAGCGTGGATGATGTGAAGGGGGTCCTCCAAACAGGTGAGGACGAGCCAGAACCTCTAGAATCCTCACCTAAGAAACCTATGCCACCACCCATCAAGGATGAGGTTATGCCCCAGGGTTTCCTTAAAGAGGTTACAGAGTTGAGTTCAGAGAAAGAAGAGCCAGTCTCTGACACAGAGCCACCGGCTGATCCTGCAGCAGCACTGCTAGCACGCCAGATGGAGCTTGAGCAGGCCGTGGAGAACATTGCCAAGTTGACTGAGGGGCCTACACTGCCTCCCTATAAGGAACCACCACCACCTGAGCCTGAGTTGGAACCTATGGTGGAGGAGCCGGAAGTGCAGGATGAGGTGGAGAAGCCAGCTAACCCAGCCAGTGAGACAGAATTAGCAGCTGCCATTGACTCCATTACTGCTGAAGATATCTCTGCAGATGCTGATAGCTTCCCTGCCCCTGGTGGCTACACCACACTTACACCCCCAGATCCTCTAGACTTGCCTCCTCGTACTGAAGCCACGGAGCCAGAGACGCACCTGGCCATCAATAACATACTGGAGCCAGAGCCGGAGTTGGGAAGCCTTCCCTTGGAGACCAAGAGGTCTGATCCAGCACCCAGTGATGTTTCAACCCAGGAAGAATCTCCCCCGCCTGGGACATCAGAAGTACACCAGAAtagtaaaaaaagacaaaagtccAGGAAGAACCGTAGCCGGAGAGGCAGTACAAATCGGAAAGGTGACCCATTGGATGGAAATGCTTCTGAACCAGAGCCCAGCACCATTAAACCCGCAGAGCCTGTATCTGAGCACATTGTGGAGATGGAAAAGCCAACAGTGgtggcaacagcagcagcagcatcaagaGCTGCGGCTTCCTGCAAACAAGAGACAAGGAGGCCAAAAGAAGCAGAGCCCCCTGTTGAGCAGCCTGAGCCAAGAGACAACGCCTACCACTCTGGCAACAAAAGCCCCACCCTCTATAAGCTGCGGCAGTTGGCTGAGTCAACAACTTCATCCCTTAGCACTCCTCCGACCAGGCCGACTTTGCCACCTCCCCGTCAGGTCAAACTGCCCAGCTCACCCCAGGCCACTGTACCAGAGTGGCTGAACCGACCTGAAGAATCGCAAGCACCTTCCAATCCACCTGCCCAAGCACCACAAGCTGCAGCACCACCAGCGCCTATGCCGCCTGACACCAAAGCCTCTGATATAGATCCCAGCTCTAGCACGCTGCGCAAGATCCTCATGGAGCCTAAGTATGTGTCTGCCACTTCTGGGGGTATACCTAGCATGCAGCTCACCACCTGCATTAGTGAGCCTGTCAGCTCTCCCCCATTGGAGGCCAGTAAGCCTCTACCCACAGAGGAAAAGACAGTGGTGCCACCCGCTACAGCTGAGGCACAGCGCTTTAATGAGAAGCTGGTGAGCTCTGTCATTTCCCACAAAGCTATCTCTGTCATCAGCCATGTGCCTCTTCCCTTTGATTCAGAGGAGACACCCAGGATTACACTGGGGAACAGGGCACCCAGCATGTCCCTCCCCAAGCAGAAGTACAGAGCCAGCATGAATGAGAATAACAGATACCCCATGGGGCCTACAAGCATGATGGGTGTAGAGGAGGGACGTCCAGTAGAGAGTGCACCCTTCACTAGCACAGGCTCTGGGCTTAGGGTGAACACCTCTGAGGGTGTGGTGGTGCTTAGCTACTCGGGACAGAAGACAGAGGGTCCACAGAGGATCAGCGCCAAGATTAGCCAGATTCCCCCAGCCAGTGCGGTGGACATTGAGTTCCAGCAGTCTGTCTCCAAGTCCCAGATAAAGCAGGAGCCTGTAACTCCATCCCAGCAGCCCACAACCAAGGGCTCACAAATGCCCACAGGATATGGGCCTCACTCTACTGGGGTGCTTGCAGGCCAGCCCTACAACACACAGGGGGTCATCTCTGCTGTCAAACAGGAGTCCCCTGGAGGAGAGAAATCCGATCCTTCTTACCACTCAGGGCCTCAGTCTGCTGCTGTCAAGATCATACCCCAGTCTGGGGGGAACCCACCAGTCCTGGTCTACAACCCTCTAGCCCTGATGCACCAGCAGGCTACCAAGAAAGGCTCGACTGAGCCGGTATCTCTAAAGGTGGAGCCTGGAAAACCAGCCCAGCCCACCAACCTGAGTCCAGGCCTCAGCCCTCACCACCCTTCTCTCACAAGCAATCACGTAGGGTCAGGCCCCAGCACGCCCACTGAACGCTCTCTGCCACACCTGGGTGTGGTCAAACAGGAGCCTCATTCACCGAGGACATGTGGGCACTCGCCCTCCCCTTTCTCCAAGGTGTGTCAGCCCAGCAGCACAGCTTCTGTGGTTCTGGGTCCTGGATTGTCCATGCCACAGTATGTGTCTAGTGTTCACCACCCGGAGCAGTCAGTCATCATGCCTCCTCACAGCGTTACACAGTCTGTCTCTCTGGGACACATTACGCAGGGTGAAGTACGAATGAACACGCCCCCACTCCCTGGAATGCCTTATGGAATTCGATCCGAGACCCTCTCTTCACCTCGCTCTGGACTACAAACGCAGAGATCCAGCACGCCGCAGCCGGCTGGGATAAGGGATATGGTCTTGCAGCCCATACCGTCAGGAGAGGACGATGTGCTACACTACCACCAGGGTATACGCCGTCCCTCTACGCAGATGCAGCCTGACATGATGGTGATGCAGCCGGAGTACCGCATGCACCACGGTGGCATACGTCTCGACCAGTACAACATGGCCCAACAGGACATTGTGTTGTCCCGGGACGTCCGCATGATCATGCACCAACAAATGGGTGACCAGCACCACCCGGACAGCAGGCAGGCTCGCACTCCCGAGTCCTCCGTGAAAACACCCCCGGCTAGCAAGACACCCCAGCCAGGGAAGGAGACTCCAAAACCGGCAGAGGTCAAGCTAGCCCCCTCCCCGCACAGTGAGGCACGGATAATGGGCGTTTCACCTGGCATGCCCCAGCTCTCCCAGCCTGTCATGGTGTCCCATGGGGTGCAGCTCATGCACTCTCCTTCAGGCTCCTACCACGACTACCCAGGAGTCTACCGTGACATGAGGAACTTCCAGCTCTCCCACCCGCAGTTCCCAGGACCCACGCCCCTCGGGATGAACCTGCCTCCTCGCAGTATCACTCCGTCACAG GGCATGTCTGATGGAGAGCATGGGCACCCAAGCCAGCCAATCAGAAGCAAGACACCACAAGTGGCTGTAGACCCAAAAGGAGCAGGTGGTCCTGACAGTGTCCACCTGAGGCACACTGGGCCAATAGACCCAACTCTGTCCCATCTTCAGAGGGTACAGAGCGAGACGGGCTCACCTTCCTATCCGTCTCCTGTATCCATCTCCATCAAGCACGACCTACCGCAGACACCAGGGCagaaaacacagcagcaacagcCCTTCCCCCAAACAACGCTGGGGAATGTGATGCCTGGACTTCAAACAGGGCTCCCGGCTGGGCTGCGGCCTGACACTCAGACGCTCAGCAAACAGGAACACTCGCACAGACCCGTCGACATGGTGCAGCTACTCACG AAGTACCCAATCGTGTGGCAGGGTCTTCTTGCTCTGAAGAACGACACAGCCGCAGTTCAGCTTCACTTCGTGTCGGGGAACAATGTGCTGGCTCACCGATCGCTGCCCGCGCCTGAAGGAGGGCCCCCGCTGCGCATCGCTCAGAGGATGAGACTGGAGGCCTCCCAGCTGGAGGGGGTGGCCCGCAGGATGACG GTGGAAAGTGATTATTGCTTGCTGCTGGCACTCCCTTGTGGGCGGGACCAGGACGATGTACTCAACCAGACTGAGTCTCTGAAAGCTGCTTTCATCAGCTACCTGCAGGCCAAGCTAGCTGCCGGGATCATCAACGTTCCCAATCCCGGATCCAACCAG CCTGCCTACGTGCTGCAGATCTTCCCGCCCTGCGAGTTCTCAGAAAGCCACCTGTCTCGGCTGGCCCCTGACCTACTCGCCAGCATCTCCAGCATCTCTCCGCACCTCATGATTGTCATCGCCTCAGTCTGA